In Podospora pseudopauciseta strain CBS 411.78 chromosome 2 map unlocalized CBS411.78m_2, whole genome shotgun sequence, the genomic stretch AGGCGCAGCTTGAGGAGATCAGCGAGGGCGGGGAAGCGAGCTTGGAGTTCAGCGAAGTTCGCGAGGCTGCGTTGGTAGCTCTAGAAGCCTTTCTCGCCAGTTGTCCCAACCAGATGCGCCCATATACCGACGAATCCATTGAGGCTTGCCTCCGCTATCTCAGATTCGACCCCAACTATGCGCTagacgatgacgaagatatggaggatgaagaagaggacgatgggttcgatgacgatgacgagatCGAGGCCGATGGCGGTttcgacgatgacgacgatgccAGTTGGAAGACTAGAAGGTGTGCCGCAAAGGCGTTGCATACGTTGATCTCAACTCGTAGCAGCGGCGATTTGCTTGACAGCGGAGTGCTCTACACCAAGGTGGCGCCAGCTCTAGTGAAGAGATTCGACGAGCGCGAAGAGAATGTACGACTGGAAGTCCTCTCCGCCATGGCTCTGCTCGTTCGCAAGACCGGGGAGGGCATCATCCCTGAGTTCTCCCTTGAAAGCCCCAGCGAATTCGTTCATCAGCAGCCTCCGAGCAGGAAACGGAGACGGCAGAGCAGTGCAGGCGGGGCTTCAGCGTTGGCTAACATGATCGCACCCGCAAGCCTCGCCGGAACCGGGCTTGCCTCGCCAACATTGGAGAAGGTGCCAGCAACAGGACCTCGTGCCGATCTTGCTGCTCTCACCCCTTCCATCATCAAGTCACTCGCCAAGCTGCTCAAAGGAAAGCTTATCCCCACCAAACAGGCGTctatcaacctcctcgacgaTATCATCACTGTGCAGAAAGGTGGTCTTGGGCAGTATTTCGACCAAATCTTTGGTCCTATCATTGAGGCTATCAAGCCCTCCAGCGTTGCCTCTACTTCGGCGTCACTCACTTCTGCTGGAGGAAGTGCTTCCGCCACTGCAACCACACTGAGAATCGCTGCTTTGCGTCTCACCAGCGATATTGTGAAGAATCACTCGTCGGCTGTGCTTCAGCCCCATCTCCCCAACCTAGTCACGGGCCTGGTGTCTGTGGCTCACGACCGCTTCTACAAGATCTCCAGTGAGGCTATCCAGACGGTCGAGGAAGTGGTGAAAGCCATTACACCCCCTCGCTCCCGACTGACCGCACAAAAGTTCAAGGGGGAACTTCAAAAGCTGTACGACGTCATCATCGACCGGATCAGAGACAATGACGCCGATGCCGAGGTTCGTCAAAAGGCCATCCACGCCCTCGGGACTCTTTTGGCTAGAACCACAGGGAACGAAGGCTCTGGTTTGCTATCGGAGGACAAGCGCAAGGCTGCCTTGGGATTCTTGCTTGAGCGCTTGAGAAATGAGACCACCAGGATAGCTGCGGTCCGAGCCATCGATACTGTGGCCGCGTACTCGCTTGGTTCTGTTCAGCTTGAGCCGGAATGGATCCGTCAGGTCGCCCATGAACTTGCTGCCCAGCTAAGAAAAGCGAACCGGGCCCTGCGTGGCTCGAGCATCGTCGCTCTGAAGCATCTCATCCTTTCCCCCTCGACCAAGGGCACTCTTGACCCAGATTCCGCTCAGGCCATCGTTAATGCGCTTATCCCTGTCATTACCAGCAACGATGCTCAGCTTCTGGCCCCTGgtcttctcatcctcgcgCACCTGACCCAAGAGATGCCCCAGGTTGTTATCACCCCACAGCTTGTGACCGTCATCTGCGGCCTGGTCAAGACAACAGTCCCAGGCACGGTGCTCGACTCCTTGTTGATCCTGGTGACCAACGCTGGTCAGGCTGGCCAAGGCAAGTCCTTGATGCAAGGGCTGCTTAGGGACGTTGGTGTCGCTGGTGACCCTTCTGTGGTCGGCAAGGTCATTGGCACTCTGCTCGTGGCCAGCGGGGACTCAGCCGGTGTCCAGCTCGATAACTTTGTGAGCGAGGTGAAGAATAACACCCAGGACCAAGCCAGGGCCAGCTTGGCTCTTGCTGTGATCGGTGAGGCAGGATTGAGACTTGGTGCGAGCTTCCCGGTGCCGCCGGAACTTTTCCTGAACCAGTTCAGCAACGAGTATGACAAGGTCTCGTTGGCTGCCGCTGTCGCACTTGGACGAGCTGGTGCTGGGAACGTCTCTGTGTATCTTCCCGTCATCCTGCAGGCGATGGGCAAGAAGGGCAACACTCAGTACCTACTGCTCCAATCTATCAAGGAAATCCTGCAGCAAGCGGCGCTGTCCTCAACGGATATCAGCCGGTACTCCGGCACCATTTGGGACCATATTTTGGCCTTGACGGATGCCGAGGACAACAAGGCAGTCTGCGCCGAATGCGCGGGTCGCATGGTCATCATTGACCCCAAGACGTATATGCCGAAGCTTGAGGTTCGTCAGAGCTctcttgtttgtttgtcACATACCAGTTGATCATGCTAACATTTCGAAACTAGGCTCTACTCAAGGACAAGTCGCCTGTGCTGAGGGCCACTGCCGTCCAGGCTTTGAGATACACACTGCCAGACGATAATGAGGCCTTTGACGCGGTCCTTAGATCGTCGCTCTTTGACATGCTCAAGACTGTCCTCGAAGATCCCGAGTTGGAGATTCGCCGTCATGCCCTATCTACCCTCAACTCTGCCGCCCACAACAAGCCCGAGCTGATCATGGGCCGTTTCAACCAGTTGATTCCTTATGTCATGAAGGAGACGGTCATCAACCCTGACCTCATCAGGGAGGTGACCCTGGGCCCTTACAAGCACAAGATCGACGACGGCTTGGAGGTCCGCAAGGTAGCATACGAGACGTTGTATGCGCTCATGGAGACGGCCTTCTCGCGGATTTCTATCATTGATCTCTACGACCGCATCATTGCCGGTCTCTCTGACGAGCACGATATCCGTGCGCTCTGCAACCTCATAGTGTCCAAGCTTGTCTATCTCGACTCGGCTGAGACGATCCGCCGGTTGGATCCTATTGCCGCGGCCTTTAGGGCTACGCTCTCGACTAAGCTCAAGAATACGGCGGTCAAGCAGGAGATTGAGAAGCAGGCCGAGGCCAACCGGGCGGTGCTCCGCGTGACTTTGCTGCTTGGTGACAAGCTCAAGTCGGAGCTGGCGACGGCGGGCGGTGCGGCGACTGGCGGGCATGAGGTGTGGACTAGCTATTGGGATTGGGTCAACAAGGACTTCAATGAGCAGCTCAAGGctgtgagggaggagattaAGAGTTTGTCTTGGAATACTATTAGTGCTTCGTCTTAGGTGGAGCGTGTAGGGGGGCTGGGGCTTGGATTTTGGCTTTGgtcgggagaggaggtggtggcggtggagccGCGAACAAGATGGAACTTGGAGGGTTATTCATTGAGACGGAGACTAGAGGAGCTGAGAGGACGGGAGCGGGCGGAGAAGCCGTTGAGAACAGAGGAGCGAGCAGAGGGGCAAGTGAAAAGGAACCCACAGGCGACGTGGAGAAACATGAagagggtggatgaggagtggaggaggaaagtTTGttgagaggttgagggggatggggtggaaagGAGGAAAATAGAGTGGTGAGCGGTTTGTATGGGTGTTTTTAAGCGATTATTGGGGAGGCTTTGAGATGTctgttttggtggttttgtgTATCGTCActttgggggtgggtgggtggggggggttAGCCATTGTAGAGTTTTGTAAGTGTGCATGGATATTGTTGATAGGAATTAAGAAAAGAGCGATTGTGTATACTGGTGGTTGACATGCCGTGAACGTAAAAGTGGCACTGCCTGCAGGTTGGTTGTTCAAGGCATGCTGCCATTGTTTAACCATGCTTCTAGCAGTCCTCGGTTCCTGAAATGTTCTGACCATGATCCACACGACAAAACTGGAGTTGGTCATAACCATGATGGAAATCTAATAGTAGTCTATTCTGCTAACTCTAATTTTGGTTCTGCTTTGACCCATGAGAAattcccttcttttttcttttttctttttttttcctttatttgAACCCCCAAGCCCGAGAATTCACTCCAGCTCAATAGTCCCAGGAGGCTTGCTAGTAATATCATACGTAACCCTAGCAACACCATCCACCTCGTTGACAATCCTCCTCGCAATCTTCTTGAGAAGATCAAACTTGAACTCATACGGCTCAGCCGTCATGAAATTTGTGGTGGTAACCGCacggaggatgatgatgtacCCATACACACGAGCGTCACCCATCACACCAACCGCCCTGTTGGTGTCAAGACCAGCGTAAGCCTGGGACATCTCATTGTAGATACCCGCCTCACGGATCATGCTGATAAAGATGTGATCAGCCTTGCGGGCGATAGCCACACGCTCGGGGGTGACCTCGCCAATGATTCTGATGGCGATACCGGGACCGGGGAAAGGGTGGCGCATGACAAGATCCTCGTGGATGCCGAGTTGACGGCCAAACTCACGGACTTCGTCCTTGAACAGCTCACGCAGGGGTTCGATGAGCTTGAGGCCTTGGCCGTTCATCATGCGGGCGGGGAGACCGCCGACGTTGTGGTGGgtcttgatggtggcggagggACCCTTGAAGCTGAGGGACTCGATGACGTCGGGGTAGAGGGTGCCCTGGAGGAAGTACTCGACCTTGCCGGCGTTGGGGGTGTTCTCGGCGGCCTTTTCGATTctgatggcctcctcctcgaagaGGTCGATGAAGGTGCTGCCGATGACCTTGCGCTTGGCCTCGGGCTCGGTGAGGCCCTTGAGGCGGCTGAGGAAGAGGTCGGCACCGTCGATgacggtgaggttgatgccgAGGTGCTTCTCGAGTGTCTCCTTTACTTGCTGGCACTCGTTAAGACGCATGACACCGTTGTCGACGAGGACGGCGTGGAATCTGTCACCTATGTAATGTGTCAGTGGACTGTGCAGGTCAACTTTGAAAATCAAACAACTTACCAATAGCCTCAGTCATGAGACGGGCAGCGACTGTACTGTCGACACCACCGGAAACGGCACCAATAACCTGGGCCTTGGGGCCAACGAGCTTGCGAATGCGCTGAATCTCGTGCTGGATGAAGTCACTCATGACCCAGTGTTGTCTGGCACCGCAGATATCGACGGCGAAGTTCTTGAAAAGCTCAACACCGCGGGGAGTGTGCTCGACCTCGGGGTGGAACTGGACGCCGAAGACGGGCTTGGTCTCGTGGGCAATGCCGGCAAACTCAGAGTTAGGAGTGCTGGCAAGGATGGTGAAGCCCTCGGGAAGCTTGACCAGCTT encodes the following:
- a CDS encoding uncharacterized protein (COG:S; EggNog:ENOG503NVVP), which encodes MASTIPTNPSPQTLNILLQKIGDPDPDFRFMALNDILTVFNIARTDFLTHDYNTSARTVDAIVKALDDTNGEVQGQAIKCIGPMVQKITDQLYIPMMEKLATLKLKNSQDTSIPSLAMRAMVAALPRPVPGVSNNQVLEAYSAISKALIPRLIGRSGSTPGLLATENESSDYVDVLIEVVKSFGPMLQIYEIEVIHNSIVTLMENEKGNSVLKKRAVVAISMLAHYLADDHLAQFIKRAIHVLNHPSLTGVTRRLYITVLGSMARSVPQRLGKHLPELAPILLRALSEEELEAQLEEISEGGEASLEFSEVREAALVALEAFLASCPNQMRPYTDESIEACLRYLRFDPNYALDDDEDMEDEEEDDGFDDDDEIEADGGFDDDDDASWKTRRCAAKALHTLISTRSSGDLLDSGVLYTKVAPALVKRFDEREENVRLEVLSAMALLVRKTGEGIIPEFSLESPSEFVHQQPPSRKRRRQSSAGGASALANMIAPASLAGTGLASPTLEKVPATGPRADLAALTPSIIKSLAKLLKGKLIPTKQASINLLDDIITVQKGGLGQYFDQIFGPIIEAIKPSSVASTSASLTSAGGSASATATTLRIAALRLTSDIVKNHSSAVLQPHLPNLVTGLVSVAHDRFYKISSEAIQTVEEVVKAITPPRSRLTAQKFKGELQKLYDVIIDRIRDNDADAEVRQKAIHALGTLLARTTGNEGSGLLSEDKRKAALGFLLERLRNETTRIAAVRAIDTVAAYSLGSVQLEPEWIRQVAHELAAQLRKANRALRGSSIVALKHLILSPSTKGTLDPDSAQAIVNALIPVITSNDAQLLAPGLLILAHLTQEMPQVVITPQLVTVICGLVKTTVPGTVLDSLLILVTNAGQAGQGKSLMQGLLRDVGVAGDPSVVGKVIGTLLVASGDSAGVQLDNFVSEVKNNTQDQARASLALAVIGEAGLRLGASFPVPPELFLNQFSNEYDKVSLAAAVALGRAGAGNVSVYLPVILQAMGKKGNTQYLLLQSIKEILQQAALSSTDISRYSGTIWDHILALTDAEDNKAVCAECAGRMVIIDPKTYMPKLEALLKDKSPVLRATAVQALRYTLPDDNEAFDAVLRSSLFDMLKTVLEDPELEIRRHALSTLNSAAHNKPELIMGRFNQLIPYVMKETVINPDLIREVTLGPYKHKIDDGLEVRKVAYETLYALMETAFSRISIIDLYDRIIAGLSDEHDIRALCNLIVSKLVYLDSAETIRRLDPIAAAFRATLSTKLKNTAVKQEIEKQAEANRAVLRVTLLLGDKLKSELATAGGAATGGHEVWTSYWDWVNKDFNEQLKAVREEIKSLSWNTISASS
- the GUA1 gene encoding GMP synthase (glutamine-hydrolyzing) (COG:F; EggNog:ENOG503NUUQ; MEROPS:MER0045886), with the translated sequence MAAATSAEAEAPNQTFDTILLLDFGSQTSHLILRCLRSLNIYAEMLPCTTKIADLTWKPKGVILSGGPASVYDEAAPHADPAVFDLGVPILGICYGCQEIAWRANSANVAAGEAREYGHADVTIKKVEGADHVNKLFQGLGEEMHVYMSHFDKLVKLPEGFTILASTPNSEFAGIAHETKPVFGVQFHPEVEHTPRGVELFKNFAVDICGARQHWVMSDFIQHEIQRIRKLVGPKAQVIGAVSGGVDSTVAARLMTEAIGDRFHAVLVDNGVMRLNECQQVKETLEKHLGINLTVIDGADLFLSRLKGLTEPEAKRKVIGSTFIDLFEEEAIRIEKAAENTPNAGKVEYFLQGTLYPDVIESLSFKGPSATIKTHHNVGGLPARMMNGQGLKLIEPLRELFKDEVREFGRQLGIHEDLVMRHPFPGPGIAIRIIGEVTPERVAIARKADHIFISMIREAGIYNEMSQAYAGLDTNRAVGVMGDARVYGYIIILRAVTTTNFMTAEPYEFKFDLLKKIARRIVNEVDGVARVTYDITSKPPGTIELE